The following coding sequences are from one Arachis hypogaea cultivar Tifrunner chromosome 7, arahy.Tifrunner.gnm2.J5K5, whole genome shotgun sequence window:
- the LOC112702137 gene encoding uncharacterized protein: MRKKLDTRFPAARIKKIMQADEDVGKIAMAVPLLVSKALELFLQDLCNRTYDITLRRGAKTMTALHLKHCVQTFNVFDFLKDILNKVPDLGGSGATGDDRSIPKRRKVAEGDDNDSDEEQKRNKMLEARNTSGRGRGRGRGRGRGRGQRTADHDHEMISHVKFEDESDVLKQNGKHTHSSESPENVLEHEEVKPSLSVSRPAEACVRNIDLNMAPVDEDMDSFDTQAPVPVMASSDTQAPVPVMDSSDAPTPVPVTSSAKQTVEEKHEEYPGWSFSDMEKMSIDTIQLANINGRIDEDDEDYDEET; this comes from the exons ATGAGGAAGAAACTGGATACACGTTTCCCTGCG GCTAGGATTAAGAAAATCATGCAAGCTGATGAGGATGTAGGGAAGATTGCTATGGCTGTGCCTCTTCTAGTTT CTAAAGCATTAGAGCTATTCCTGCAAGATTTGTGTAATAGGACATATGATATAACTCTTAGGAGAGGGGCAAAGACCATGACTGCTTTGCATTT AAAGCATTGTGTCCAGACATTTAATGTGTTTGATTTTCTGAAAGATATTCTCAACAAGGTTCCTGATTTAGGTGGTTCTGGTGCGACGGGTGATGATCGTTCTATCCCTAAGAGGAG GAAAGTTGCGGAAGGTGATGATAATGACAGTGATGAGGAGCAAAAGAGAAATAAGATG CTAGAGGCCAGAAATACTAGTGGCAGAGGAAGGGGTAGGGGGAGAGGTAGAGGTCGTGGCCGAGGACAGAGAACAGCAGATCATGATCATGAAATGATTTCACATGTCAAGTTTGAAGATGAATCTGATGTATTGAAGCAAAATGGCAAGCACACACATAGCAGTGAAAGCCCGGAAAATGTGTTGGAACATGAAGAAGTTAAGCCGAGTTTGTCAGTTAGCAGGCCAGCCGAAGCGTGTGTAAGGAATATCGACTTAAATATGGCTCCAGTTGATGAGGATATGGATTCATTCGACACACAAGCTCCAGTCCCAGTAATGGCTTCATCGGACACACAAGCTCCAGTCCCAGTAATGGATTCATCAGACGCACCAACTCCTGTTCCGGTTACCTCTTCTGCAAAACAAACAGTAGAAGAGAAGCACGAGGAATACCCTGGATGGTCCTTTTCGGACATGGAAAAAATGAGCATCGACACCATTCAGTTGGCGAACATAAATGGAAGGATAGATGAAGACGACGAAGATTATGACGAAGAAACATAG